One part of the Buchnera aphidicola (Ceratovacuna keduensis) genome encodes these proteins:
- a CDS encoding Rne/Rng family ribonuclease, producing the protein MKIMLINSVEKEETRIAILDNDKLCHLNIENNINKKNKHNIYKGKIVKFEKSLDAFFINYGVKKNGFLPIKEIYNFDLYYNIYNYINYKDKNNFFQLNLDILVQVIKEETKNKGAFLTTYISLPGIYSVLMPNSINKEGISKKITGDCRNRIKNFISFIKVPNNMGFIIRTEGLKVSIESLQKEIDIKIKLWNKIKKNYKSIKSPGLVYKENDIVIKTFKDCLHKDTDEIIIDNPKILKKIYRYFFYISNISFLKNIKIYNKNIPLFSFYKIESKINNLFKRKIMLRSGGYITIDSTEALTAIDINSFRSKKYNSIEDTAFNTNMEAIEEIFYQIKIRNLGGLIVIDLIDMEFLNNKKILKNRLKKLIKMDKAKIEIGDISKFGLLEMSRQRLSSVLQIYNYYLCNKCNGDGLLVDKESFLLSIFRLVEEEIYKDNVYEVNIIVPEKTNICFKNNKINYINNIKKIEKNKKIIIFFSKKIKYPNFFIFGLCKNKKKKNILKKIIKKYNTNNTMIIY; encoded by the coding sequence ATGAAAATAATGTTAATAAATTCTGTTGAAAAAGAAGAAACGAGAATAGCAATATTAGATAATGACAAATTATGTCATTTAAATATAGAAAACAATATAAATAAAAAAAATAAGCATAATATATATAAAGGAAAAATAGTAAAATTTGAAAAAAGTTTAGATGCTTTTTTTATAAATTATGGTGTAAAAAAAAATGGATTTCTTCCTATAAAAGAAATATATAATTTTGATTTATATTATAATATTTATAATTATATAAATTATAAAGATAAAAATAACTTTTTTCAATTAAATTTAGATATATTAGTACAAGTTATTAAAGAAGAAACTAAAAATAAAGGAGCATTTTTAACTACATATATAAGCTTACCTGGAATATATTCTGTTTTAATGCCTAATAGTATAAATAAAGAAGGAATATCTAAAAAAATAACAGGAGATTGTAGAAATAGAATAAAAAATTTTATTTCTTTTATTAAAGTTCCTAATAATATGGGTTTTATAATTAGAACAGAAGGTTTAAAAGTTTCAATAGAATCACTTCAAAAAGAAATAGATATAAAAATAAAATTATGGAATAAAATAAAAAAAAACTATAAAAGCATAAAATCTCCAGGTTTAGTTTATAAAGAAAATGATATAGTAATAAAGACTTTTAAAGATTGTTTGCATAAAGATACAGACGAAATAATTATAGATAATCCAAAAATATTAAAAAAAATTTATAGATATTTTTTTTATATAAGTAATATTTCTTTTTTAAAAAATATAAAAATATATAATAAAAATATTCCATTGTTTAGTTTTTATAAAATAGAATCTAAAATTAATAATTTGTTTAAAAGAAAAATAATGTTAAGATCTGGTGGATATATTACTATAGATAGTACTGAAGCATTAACTGCAATTGATATTAATTCTTTTAGATCTAAAAAATACAATAGTATAGAAGATACAGCTTTTAATACTAATATGGAAGCTATAGAAGAAATATTTTATCAAATAAAAATTAGAAATCTAGGAGGTTTAATAGTAATAGATTTAATAGATATGGAATTTTTAAATAATAAAAAAATTTTAAAAAATAGATTGAAAAAATTAATTAAAATGGATAAAGCTAAAATTGAAATAGGTGATATATCTAAATTTGGATTATTAGAAATGTCTAGACAAAGATTAAGTTCTGTATTGCAAATATATAATTATTATTTATGCAATAAATGTAATGGTGATGGTTTATTAGTAGATAAAGAATCTTTTTTATTATCAATATTTAGATTAGTAGAAGAAGAAATTTATAAAGATAATGTTTATGAAGTTAATATAATTGTTCCAGAAAAAACTAATATATGTTTTAAAAATAATAAAATAAATTATATTAATAATATAAAAAAAATAGAAAAAAATAAAAAGATTATAATATTTTTTAGTAAAAAAATAAAATATCCAAATTTTTTTATTTTTGGTTTATGTAAAAATAAAAAAAAAAAAAATATATTAAAAAAAATTATAAAAAAATATAATACTAATAATACTATGATAATATATTAA